From a region of the Triticum aestivum cultivar Chinese Spring chromosome 7D, IWGSC CS RefSeq v2.1, whole genome shotgun sequence genome:
- the LOC123166306 gene encoding uncharacterized protein: MVKKQEPSTPAAGGTPWKGRLRSRHATPLSSPSPWIQSRSRNRDEDAEACKFKKLAAPTTPGRSRCTHDESGGAEGRPPKALPRRSARLTGRDPEHPIVLDEADEECEVRGNQWAITPVQRSTRFQRGDKSVSKPLVEKQSHHKLLPFTPNPRDIPHNSKTQNQNAVKKDKKLENPPRSSQRIAAVKASARMEKHNKLQTVYEDSQDAPARRKPADASYKKSEMQEPKPSRGEELTGKRKRGTGRKQASRKQTHQEHKSDCQEIVPITEPRNIIHKKSENNPSSIVQSKIGDDTLMNTKECSEELSGIKEGVQQQCCASDEWTEEQDTILRQAYFTARPSPHFWKKVSKMVPGKSAEDCFNRVHADLSTPTPIAPRPRSKTQFSPLAHFTLSDPKFPNLLEPLAGRPRTAKQKSQLAQKTVRHLLKKHSLIDQAQEADHFSIFETSPSALQLNIPLDDSPGTPDNYLKSFSLHKYSVSSSARKRPLSRLKTKHAEPSPPVLKPLKNTVLHEKYINQLTRREGAKKPRKKAAGTNATDPERPLSEQRAGSVKAAKNALISEATDFIGQFKKLQANSLAHVLENSEDDEDNSV; this comes from the exons ATGGTAAAGAAGCAGGAACCCTCCACCCCGGCGGCCGGCGGGACGCCGTGGAAGGGGCGGCTGCGCTCGCGCCACGCGACTCCGCTCAGCTCCCCCTCTCCGTGGATCCAGTCCCGATCCAGGAACCGGGACGAGGACGCGGAGGCCTGCAAGTTCAAGAAGTTGGCCGCCCCCACAACCCCGGGGAGAAGCCGATGCACCCACGACGAGAGCGGCGGAGCTGAGGGACGACCTCCGAAGGCTCTCCCACGCCGGTCGGCGCGGCTTACCGGCCGGGATCCGGAGCACCCTATTGTGCTCGACGAGGCGGACGAG GAATGCGAAGTCAGGGGTAACCAATGGGCGATTACGCCTGTTCAGAGATCTACACGGTTCCAACGAGGTGATAAGAGTGTGAGCAAGCCCTTGGTGGAGAAGCAAAGTCACCACAAACTGCTGCCGTTCACACCAAATCCCCGCGACATTCCCCATAATAGCAAGACTCAAAATCAAAATGCTGTTAAGAAAGACAAAAAACTAGAGAATCCACCAAGGAGTAGCCAGAGAATTGCTGCAGTAAAAGCTTCTGCAAGGATGGAAAAACACAATAAGCTCCAGACAGTGTATGAAGATTCCCAAGATGCTCCTGCCAGGAGAAAGCCTGCAGATGCATCTTACAAAAAGAGTGAGATGCAAGAGCCAAAGCCCAGTCGTGGTGAGGAGCTGACAGGAAAGAGGAAGAGAGGCACCGGAAGAAAGCAGGCATCAAGGAAGCAAACTCACCAGGAGCACAAATCTGATTGTCAAGAAATTGTACCCATCACTGAACCCAGAAACATCATCCACAAGAAGAGTGAAAATAATCCTTCTTCCATAGTGCAGTCTAAAATTGGTGATGATACACTGATGAACACCAAGGAATGCAGTGAAGAGCTAAGTGGGATTAAAGAAGGGGTACAGCAACAATGTTGTGCGTCAGATGAATGGACAGAAGAGCAGGACACTATATTGCGCCAGGCTTACTTCACTGCTCGACCATCCCCACATTTCTGGAAGAAAGTTTCTAAAATG GTGCCAGGCAAATCTGCCGAAGACTGCTTCAATAGAGTTCATGCTGACCTCTCAACGCCCACTCCAATTGCCCCTCGTCCTCGAAGTAAAACACAGTTCTCTCCTCTAGCACATTTCACATTGTCTGATCCAAAATTTCCAAACCTCTTGGAACCTCTAGCCGGAAGACCAAGGACTGCCAAACAAAAGAGCCAATTAGCACAGAAGACAGTGAGACACTTGCTAAAGAAGCATTCCCTCATTGACCAAGCTCAAGAGGCTGATCACTTCTCTATATTTGAGACTTCACCATCTGCTTTACAATTGAACATTCCTCTTGACGATTCTCCTGGGACCCCTGACAATTATCTAAAGTCCTTTTCCCTTCACAAGTACAGCGTGAGTTCTTCAGCACGTAAGAGACCGTTGTCAAGGTTGAAAACTAAGCATGCTGAACCGAGTCCACCAGTACTGAAGCCTCTAAAGAATACTGTTTTGCACGAGAAGTATATTAATCAGTTGACCCGAAGAGAAGGCGCAAAAAAGCCTCGTAAGAAGGCTGCTGGCACCAATGCAACTGATCCTGAGAGGCCTCTTTCGGAGCAGCGAGCTGGTAGTGTGAAGGCTGCAAAGAATGCTCTCATTTCAGAAGCAACAGACTTCATAGGCCAGTTTAAGAAGTTGCAAGCCAATTCCCTTGCACATGTTCTGGAAAACAGTGAAGACGACGAGGATAATTCGGTGTAG